The DNA window CTGCCCCGCGCGATGGAGATTGCGCAGGCGGTTCGGGACCATGCAGGGGGGCTGAAGCTCGGGCTGGAGTTCTTTTCGGCTCACGGGCCCGGCGGCGTAAGCGAAGTGGCGTCGCTTGGACTGCCGATCTTTCTCGACCTGAAGCTGCACGACATTCCGAACACTGTCGCCAAGGCGGTCAAGGCGCTTGGCCCTATTAATCCGGCGATCCTCACAGTGCATGCGGCAGGGGGCGGGGCGATGTTGCGGGCCGCGAAAGAGGCGGCTTCGGCGGTTACCAAAGTGGTCGGGGTGACCGTTTTGACCAGCCTCGACGAAGCCGATCTGCGGGAGGCGGGCGTGAGCGGGTCTCCTGCGGAGCAGGTCCAGCGCCTCGCGGCACTCGCACGCAAGTCCGGGATCGACGGGATCGTCTGCTCGGGCGCGGAAGTCGGTGCGGCGCGTCGGGCATGGGGCGACGGCTTCTTCGTCGTGCCGGGGGTCCGTCCAGCCGGGGCGGAAGTCGGTGACCAGAAGAGAGTGACGACGCCGGCACAGGCGCTGGAAGACGGGGCGTCGGTGCTGGTTATCGGCCGGCCGATCACCGGCGCCACCGATCCTCGGCAGGCGATCATGGACATTGCCGCGTCCCTGGCGCAGACGCCCGCCTGAAATCTTAGGAAGCGAAGACGATGAGCTGGTTGAGCCGAGTCCGCAGCGGCATTCCCTTCTTGCCGAAGCGGCAGAGCGTGGAGAACCTTTGGCACAAATGCTCCAAGTGCAGCACGATGGTGTTCGTCAAAGAGTGGGAAGAGAATTACAGCGTCTGCCCGCGCTGCAACTTCCACGACCGGATCGGGCCGCCGAAGCGCTTCGAGCAATTGTTCGACGCCGGGCAGTATGAACTGCTGCCGGCGCCGGAGGTCCGCGAGGACCCGCTGCGGTTCAAGGACACCAAGCGCTACACCGATCGCCTGAAAGCGGCCCGATCCGCGAACGGTGAGCGGGACGCGCTGGTGAATGCTCGGGGCAGGATCGACGGGCACAAGGTGATCGTCGGCGTGCAGGATTTCGCGTTCATGGGCGGCTCGATGGGGATTGCCGTGGGCGCCGCATTCGTCGCCGGCGTGCGCGCGGCGATTGCCGACAAATGCCCCTACATACTCTTCACGGCTGCGGGCGGTGCGCGGATGCAGGAGGGCATCCTCAGCCTGATGCAGATGCCCAAGACGACCGTCGCGCTCGCGGAGCTCAAAGAAGCGGGGCTGCCTTACATCGTCGTGCTGACGGACCCGACGACGGGCGGGGTCACGGCATCTTATGCGATGCTGGGCGACGTGCAGATCGCCGAGCCGGGCGCGCTGATCGGTTTCGCCGGGCAGCGGGTGATCGAGCAGACCATCCGCGAAAAGTTGCCGGAAGGGTTCCAGCGTGCGGAGTATCTGCTCGAGCACGGCATGATCGACATGGTCGTGTGGCGCGGCGACCTGAAGGAGAAGCTGGCGCTGCTGATCGGGTACCTGGCGCCGGAGACGAAAGAGGCCGCCTGATGGCGGACTTTGCTCGGTCGGAGCATCCTGACGTCCAAGCGCAGCTGAACCGCCTTTCGAAGACATCGCCGCTTGGAGACCGGCTTGGCCTCGAACGCGTGTCCGCGGTGCTTGAGCGGCTCGGCCGGCCGCAGGACCAGCTCCCGCCCGTGTTCCATGTCGCCGGGACCAACGGCAAAGGATCGACGGTTGCCTTCCTCCGCGCGGCACTCGAGGCGGCCGGCCATAAAGTGCATGTGTTCACCAGCCCGCATCTGGTGCGGTTCAACGAACGGATCAGGGTTGCCGGCAAGCTGATCGAGGACGAGGCGCTCGCCGCCACGCTGGCGGAGGTCATCGATGCGGGCGAGGGGATCGAGCCAAGCTTTTTCGAAGTCGCGACAGTGGCGGCATTCGTGGCTTTCGCGCGCGAGCAGGCGGATGCCTGCGTGCTGGAGGTCGGCCTCGGCGGGCGGTTGGATGCGACCAACGTGATCGATTGCCCGCTGGTGACGGGAATCACGAACCTGGGGCTGGATCACCAGCAGTTCCTTGGAAACTCGCTGCCGGAGATCGCGGGTGAGAAGGCGGGCATTGCGAAGCGCGGCGTGCCGCTGGTGACGCAGCCTTATCCAGCTGCTGCGGCGAGCCGGGTCGGGGAGATCGCTCATGAGCGCGCCGCGCTCTGGCTGCCGCGCGGCGGTGAGTGGGACGCGATCGCTCAGCAGGGCAAGCTCCGCTACCACGATCACCGCGGTGAGATCGAACTGCCGCTCCCGAGATTGGCGGGGCGTTTTCAGACGATGAATGCAGCGCTGGCGGTCGCGATGCTCCGCCACCAGGACGCACTTCGGGTGCCCTTGTCAGCCATGGCGGCGGGAATCGGCTGGGCCGACTGGCCGGCACGGCTGCAGCGGCTGAATCAGGGCCCGCTCACCGGCGAGCGCGAGGTGTGGCTGGACGGCGGTCACAACCCGAGCGCCGCCCGCCAAGTCGCCGCGTTCGTGAAGCAGAAGTTCGCGGACGGACGCCCGCTGCACCTTGTTTTCGCGAGCCTATCGACGAAGGACCCGCGGGGAATGCTCGAGCCGTTCAGCACGCTGGTCGCTGGAGTGCACATGGTCCCCATTCCGGAGCACGCCTGCTTTCCACCGGTCGAGCTGTTGGAAGACGCTAGGGGACTCGGCCTGAGGGCCGAGGCTCACGAGGGGGTCGCAGACGCGCTCGAGCAAATACCGGCTGGAGCGCGGGTGCTGATCTTCGGCTCGCTTTACCTCGCGGGGAGCGTGCTTAAGGCGAACGATCAAGTTCCGGACTGAACGGGTTTTCCCGTTTCCTGCTGGGGATGTTCGGCACGGACGTCCCCGCTGCCCTCGACACCGGCGGTGCCAATCGACTGGTCGATGAGTCCGGCCCGCATCATGATCCAGAAGAGGATGATGCCCGGAAGCGCCGCTGCGGTTGTGAGCAGGTAGAAGTTCACATAACCCATGGCATCGATCAGCGAGCCCGCGGTGGTGCCGGTCAGGAACCGTCCGACGATGCTCGCTGCCGCCGAGATCAAGGCATATTGGGACGCGGTGAAGCGCAGGTCGCAAAGCGCCGAGAAATAAGCGACGACACAGACGCCGCCGATACCGCTGGCCGTGTTCTCGAACCCGATGGCGGCGGCCATACCGATGTTGCTGTGGCCGCTCATCGCCAGCAGCGCGAAGCTGAAGTTGGAGACCGCCATCAGGATGAGGCTGATCAGAACCGAACGCTTCATTCCGAGCTGGGCGTAGAGGATGCCGCCGATGAAGATGCCGATCAGATAGGCCCAGAAGCCAACGCCGACATCCCAGATAGCGATCTCGTCATTCGTGAACCCGAGATCGTCGAAGAGCAGGCGGAAGGTGAGGTTCGCGAGCGTGTCACCGATCTTGTGCAGCAGGATGAAGAGCAGGACGAGGAACGCGCCCTTGCGCTGGAAGAACTCCACAAACGGCCGCCAAACGGCAGCGACGGCACCCCCGACGCCTTTGCGTTCGCTCCGGACGTGCCGCCGTTCGGGTTCGCCCATGATCAGAGCCGTCAGCATCGCGGGGAGAGCCAAGGCCGCGCAGGCGAGGTAGGCGGCCTCCCAGCCTTGGCGGGCGGCGACGACCAACGCTAGCGCGCCGGCCCCGGCCGAGCCGATCCGCCAGCCGTACTGCGACATGCCTGAGCCGACGCCGAGCTGCCGCGGCTCAAGAATCTCAATGCGATAGGCGTCGATGACGATATCGAAGCTGGCGCCGGCAATGCCCAGCAGGATCGCGGCAGTCACGACGCCGCTGATTCCATCCGCGGGATCGACCAGGGCGAGATTGGCGACAGCGGCGATCACCAGCGCCCCTGTGACCAGCATCCACGAAACGCGCTGCCCGAGGCGGCCGAGGACCGGCAGGCGAACGCCGTCCACGATCCACGCCCAAAGAAATTTGAAGTTGTAAGCCAGGAAGACCAGCGTGAAGGCGGTGATCGTCGACTTGTCGATGCCGCCCTGCTTGAGGCGCGTCGTCAGCGTCGCGCCGATCATCGCATAGGGAAAACCTGACGAGATGCCGAGGAAGAGCGCCGCGAGAGGTGCGGATTCGGTGTACGGGCGCACACCCGCCGGCAGCACAGCCCGCCAGCCCGATACCTCTTGCGCCTGTGCTTCCGCCATCGATGAACCCCCTTGCAACCTGATTGCCGCCGAAGATTAGCCAGCTTTCACGGGCTGCCTAGCCCCGCGATGAACGGAAGCTCTTTAGCTGTCGCCGTCGGTGGCGATGAACAGCTCTACGCCCTTCGGCGGCTTGACCTTTTCACCTTGCATGTGGCGATCGACGCATTCGATCGCCTTGCACAGCTGGCGTTCGCTGTAAGGCTTGAGCACGCAGCCAATTGCGAACTCGGCGGCGCTTGGGAATGCGTGACCCGTTGCGAAAAGCGTGGGGATGCCCTTCTTTTTCGCGACGCGGGCGAGGTCGATGCCCGTCTGGTCCTTCTTCAGGCGAACGTCGCTGAGGATCAGGTCGACCTGCTCGCGGTCGATGATCTCTAGCGCTTCTTCGAGGTCGTCGACCGTCGCTACGACCTCGTAGCCTGCGTCGCCGAGCATATTTTCATTCTCGAAGGCGGTCAGCGGTTCATCCTCGACGATGAGGATGCGCTTGACGACGCGCTTGCGCTTCCCGAACAGCATGTGAAACCCCAATGACCTCGCCACCGCAACGTCCGAATAAGCGTCAAGTGCCGCCGACGCGCAAGCGAGGCCGCGCTGTGCCCGCCGCGCCACAACCACGCGAGGGCGGGGCGCAGCGCATCGCCAAGCTCCTCGCCCGCGCCGGTATAGCATCGCGCCGTGAGATCGAGCGGATGATCGCCGACGGGCGCATCAGCCTCAACGGGGAAAAGCTGACCACGCCGGCAACGCTTCTGGAGAGCCTGGAAGGCGTGACAGTCGACGGAAAGGCGGTGCGTCCGGCAGCGGCGACACGCTTGTTCCGGTTCTACAAGCCGCAGCGAGCCATCACCGCAGAGCGGGATCCCAAGGGACGCCCGACGATCTACGACAAGCTGCCCTCCGGGCTGCCGCGGTTGATGCCAGTTGGGCGGCTGGACTTCCTGACCGAGGGCCTGCTGCTGCTGACGAACGATGGCGAGCTGAAGCGTCAGTTGGAGCTTCCGCGCACGGGAATCGTCCGCACCTACCGTGCGCGAGCCTTCGGTGAGGTGACGCAGGCGCAGCTCGAGGATCTGGCGGATGGCGTCACGATCGAAGGCATGCATTACGGCTCGATCAACGCGAACCTGGAACGGAGAACCGGGCGCAACTGCTGGATCGAGATGAGCCTTACGGAAGGCAAGAACCGAGAAGTGCGGCGGGTTCTCGAGCATTTGGGGCTACAGGTGTCGCGGCTGATCCGGACCTCTTACGGGCCGTTCACGATTGCGGGCATGGAGCCGGGGGACGCGGACGAGATCGCCGCCAGCGATATCGGCGCATTCCGCAAAACGCTGGGATGAGGATCATCGCCGGCGAATGGCGCGGGCGAACCATCGACGCGCCGCAGGGGGGCACGCGTCCGACTGCCGACCGCGTTCGCGAAGCCCTGTTCTCGATGCTGATAAGCCGTCTCGGCAGTTTTGATGGACTGCGCGTCGCGGACCTGTTCGCCGGGAGCGGCGCATTCGGCCTCGAAGCCCTGTCGCGTGGCGCCGCGACGGCCACATTCGTCGAAAACGATGCCGCTGCAGCCGCGGTGATCAAGCGCAACGCGGAAAAGCTCGGCGCGACTGAGCGGACACGCGTTTTGTTGGGCTCGGCGCTGGCATTGCCCCGCAGCGAACCGTTCGACCTGGTTTTTGCAGACCCGCCCTATGCGAGCGGATCAGGCACGGAAGTTGCCCAGGCTATCCAGCAAGCGGGCTGGGCTGCGGCCGGGGCGTGGATCGCGATAGAGACAAGCCGCGGGGAGCCGGTCGAGCCGGGCTCCCTAGCGGTCGATGCGGTCCGCGAAGCGGGGCGCGCGCGGCTTACGCTTCTGCGCTGCCCTTAGACTGCTTGGCGGCTTCGCGGATCTCGTCGAATTCATTGGCGAGACGGCGGCCGATCGCCGCAGCCGCGGCTTTGCCGGCTTCCTTGACGGCCTTGCCCGCCTTCTTGCCACGGCGCCCGTCCTGACTGTTGAACCCGTGCTCAGCCAGAGCGGCGAGGGCGGCGGTGGCCGCCACAGCCATCAGCTCGGCGACGAGCGGGCTCTGAAGCAGCTTGATGAAAGCATCGCCCATGCCTTCCTTGGCCGAGGAGCCGCCGCCGTTGCCGCCGCTGGTGGAGGAGGTGGTTGCGACCGCGGTGGTCTTTTTCTCGCCGCTGCCGGTCTTGCCGCCGCTGGTGCCGCTCTTGGTGCCGCTCTTCGTTGTGGCCTTGGCCATTCTGTTCTCCTGGTTGGCTGTTGCACCTCAAACTCGCGGGAGACGGTGCGTATCCCGCGAGCGAGGTTCGGCCCAAGAAACGGGCCTATGCCGCTGGGGCCGCGCCGGGTACGCAGCGCGGCCCTCGGCAGCTACGCGCCGATATAAACGGGTGTCCCGACGTCGGTCACCGAATAGAGTTTCTTGGCAAATGACGCGGGGAGACGGACACAGCCGTGGCTGGCGGGCCGTCCCGGAATGGCGCCGGCGTGCAGCGCAATTCCGTATTGATCGATGAACTGAGTGAACGGCATCGGAGCGTTGTCGTACTTGCGCGAGCGATGCATCGTCTTCTTGGTGTGGACTGAGAAGATGCCGGTCGGCGTCGGATGCGAGCTCCTGCCGCTGGACACCGTGGTCACGGCCATCAGCGTATCGCCACGATAGAGGTAGGCGAGCTGATCGCTGAGACTGACGACGACACGTTCAGTGCCGGCGCTTTCCGGGACATCGCGCCAGACATATTGTCCGGGCTTCAAAGTCTTCGGTCCGAACGCCTCAAGCATATCGGAACGCGCCTGCACGGCGGCGTCGGTCGCCTGCATCTTGGCTTCATAAGTCTCCAGCGCGGACGCCGGCGTAATCGCAGTCGTAGTCGCAAAAACGCACGAACCCGTCAGCGCCAGCGCGAGTGCTAGCTGCTTCATTTTACACCTGAAATTAGTTGTTGACTTTTGCGGTGGAAATGCATCGGCAGCGAGTCGGGTTCCGCGGAATCGACTTGTTGCCCGTTCGGCTCCGATCAGGCGCCCCGGAAATGAACCGGGTCAGCCTCGCCGAGTTAGGTCATTCGAAAGGCAGGGTGACCGATGTCAGACCGCGAAGAGCTGGTGCAGGAAGAAAAGCGCAAGTCGCCACTTTCCGGCCGTGAAATTGAGGAAGCGAGCGAGAAATCGAGCACAAGCGCGAAGGTCGTCCACGAGGCCGTCCGCATCGAAGGCACCGAGGAAATCGAGCGGCCGGCAAGCTCGCTGTGGTGGTCCGGGCTCGCGGCGGGGCTGACCATGGGATGCTCGATGATCGGGCAGGGCCTTTTGATGGCCGAGCTTCCCGAAGCGCAGTGGCAACATCTGGTTGCGAGCTTCGGCTACACGCTCGGCTTCCTGTTCGTGACGATGGCGCGGCAGCAGCTGTTCACGGAAACGACCCTGACTGCCATGCTCCCCTTCCTGCATGGGACCCATCCGGCGCGCGATGTCGTCCGCTTTTGGGCGATCGTGTTCGCGGCCAACATGGTCGGAACGCTGCTTCTGGCGGCAGCGGCCACCATCCCTGGATTGTTTCCACGGGAGACCGTGCACGCTTTTACAAAGCTTGGCGTCGAAGCGGTTGAGCCCGGCTTCTTCGCTGTCCTGATCAAGGCGGTGTTCGCAGGGTGGCTGATCGCCCTGATGGTGTGGCTAATGCCTGCAGCTTCGTCCGCCAAGTTCCTCGTCATCGTTGCAGTCACGTGGCTGATCGCTGCGGCGAAATTTTCCCACGTCATCGCCGGTTCGATCGAAACAGCGTTCGCAGCGATGCAGGGCGATATAAGCTGGGGACAACATCTGGTCGGCTTTCTGATCCCGGCGTTCATCGGCAATTCGATCGGCGGGATCGTCTTCGTCGCGCTACTCAACCACGCGCAGGTCAAACAGGAAATCTGACGAGTTCGCGCGATCTAACATGAATTATTTCACGCAACCCGTTGATGCGGTGGGCGTTTAGGGAGCCAAGTAGCAACTGCTCTGGTTCGACAATGAATGTCTCTTCGCCCGATTGGGCCAGTTTCCCCGCGGCGCTCCAGCCCCTGAGCTCGGCGCTGCGTTCAGCTTTCAAAGCCGAGAATGGATTGCCGGCAAACTTGCTCCGGCTGCTCAGCAGGATGGGTGGTGAGTCGGGGGGCGGCCGTCCCGAGGAGCGGCGTTAGAAGCCCGTTCCTAAGGCGCGCATGAGTGCAATTGCGTCCCCTGCACCTGCCGACGACGCAGTATTATCGAAGATACACCAGCAATCTCTAGCGTCGAAGGCGCCGATCGCGGCGGCGAGTTCGTCGATGCGGTCGCGGTAACTCGAACGGTAGGCCACCGGCGATCCGTGCAGCCGCCAGTAGTTCAGTCCTCCCCATCCTCCGGGCCTTGCCGCAGCCTCGTTGAGGGCAGGATCGGCCGCGACCCGCGCCACCCGGAACTCAGTGAGGAGGGCATCGCCTTCTGAGGTGAACCAGCTGAGATGGCGCGGCTCGCATACGATCGCGGCGGCCGTTCGTCTCTGAAGGCTGGAGAAGAAGACGGTGACCACGTCAGCGTCGAACTCGAGCTTGGGCGGGAGCTGGATCAGCAGCACGGCCAGCTTGTCGCCCAACCTCCCAGCTTCGCTGATGAAGGCATCAAGTTCGTCTTCGCACCCTACGAGCTTGCGTACGTGCGTGATCGCCTTCGGCACCTTCACCGAGAAGCGAAAATCAGATGGAACGCTCTCGCGCCAGCGTTCCCAGGTCGAAAGTCGGTGGGGTCGATGAAACGAGCTGTTGATCTCGGCGACGGGAAAGTGGGCGGCATAGCGCTCGAGCCCCGAACCCTCGGTCGGGAAGACGCTCGCGAGGTCACGCGGGATCGACCATCCGGCAGTGCCGATTTTGACGTTCATGAGGGCGACAACGACGCGACCCGGCGCGCGGTTCTTTCACCCGGTCGAAGCAGGAAGGTTTCGGCCGGAACGGGCGGCCTCCTCGAACGCTGGACGGGCAAAAGGAGAAGCAAGATGTTGAGACGAATGATCTTTGCAGCCGGCATGGGCTATCTGATGCGCCGCTTCATGGGCGGGCGCGGGATGTCCCCCGGCTATTCGCGTTCGGGAATGGGCTGGGGCCGCTCCGGCTTTGGTGGCCGCGGCCGCTGGTAGTCCATGACGATCAGCCGGCCGTGACGAAGCTGTCTAAGACCTTCTTGCGGCCGGCATGTTCGAAATCGATCTCGAGCTTGTTGCCTTCGATCACGGCGATGGTTCCGTAGCCGAACTTCCCGTGGAACACGCGTTGGCCGAGGGACAAGTCGGTGCGGCCCTTGTTGCCCAGGGACACGGCTGACGCGCGTGATTCGATTACCCGCGCCGGCTCGGCGTTGAACCGGCCGCCGCTGGCGCGCTGCCAGCCGGGACCCCGAGTGCTTGCGCGGTTCGACTGAGCGGCAGCAAGGTGAGCGAACGGATCGGTCCGCCCCGACCATTGCGCCCGCCACAGGCTCTCGCCCCCCGTCATGGTGGTCTCTTCCTCGATGTGGTCCTTTGGCAGTTCGCCCAGGAACCGCGACGGTATCGAGCTGGTCCACTGACCGTAGATGCGCCGGTTCGCGGCGTGCAGGATGGTACAGCGGCGCCGCGCGCGGGTGATCGCGACGTAAGCGAGACGGCGTTCTTCCTCGAGGCTAGCGAGCCCGCCCTCGTCCAGCGCCCGTTGTGACGGGAACACGCCTTCTTCCCAGCCGGCGAGGAAAAGGGTGTCGAACTCAAGTCCCTTGGCCGCGTGGATTGTCATGATCGTGACGCGTTCGCCTTGGCGCGCCTCGTCATTGTCCATGACCAAGCTGACATGCTCGAGAAAAGCCTGGAGCGATTCATATTCTTCCATGGCGCGCGTGAGCTCGGCGAGGTTCTCGAGACGGCCCGCGCTTTCGGCCGAGCGGTCGGCCTGAAGCATTGCGGTGTAGCCGCTTTCGTCCAGCATGATCCGAGCGAGCTCGGGGTGCGGTAGCTCCGACGCCATCTGCCGCCATCGCGCAACTTCGGCGACGAAGGCTCCAAGGCTGCGGCGGGCTTGGGGAGTCAGCTCATCGCTGTCGAGGAGGGTTGCTGCGGCGAGGAGCAGCGGCTGTCCGGTCGCCCCGGCATGACGATGAATGGTCGCGATCGCTTTGTCGCCGAGTCCCCGCTTGGGCGTGTTGACGATCCGCTCGAAAGCAAGGTCGTCGGCGGGCTGGGTGATCAGGCGAAGATAGGCGATGGCATCCCGGATCTCGGCGCGCTCATAGAAGCGGAAGCCGCCGATGATCTGATACGAAAGCCCGATCGCGATGAAGCGCTCTTCGAACTCGCGGGTTTGGAACTGAGCGCGAACGAGGATGGCGATGTCGTCAAGGCTGCCGCCGGAGCGCATATGTGATTCGGCCTGCTCGCCGACGCGCCGTGCTTCTTCGGGACCGTCCCATACCCCAATGATGCGCACCTTCTCGCCTTCGCCGGTGTCGGTCCAAAGCCGTTTGCCGAGACGCCCGGTGTTGTGGGCGATCAG is part of the Sphingomicrobium sp. genome and encodes:
- the pyrF gene encoding orotidine-5'-phosphate decarboxylase, giving the protein MNPIFVAIDTPELPRAMEIAQAVRDHAGGLKLGLEFFSAHGPGGVSEVASLGLPIFLDLKLHDIPNTVAKAVKALGPINPAILTVHAAGGGAMLRAAKEAASAVTKVVGVTVLTSLDEADLREAGVSGSPAEQVQRLAALARKSGIDGIVCSGAEVGAARRAWGDGFFVVPGVRPAGAEVGDQKRVTTPAQALEDGASVLVIGRPITGATDPRQAIMDIAASLAQTPA
- the accD gene encoding acetyl-CoA carboxylase, carboxyltransferase subunit beta; the protein is MSWLSRVRSGIPFLPKRQSVENLWHKCSKCSTMVFVKEWEENYSVCPRCNFHDRIGPPKRFEQLFDAGQYELLPAPEVREDPLRFKDTKRYTDRLKAARSANGERDALVNARGRIDGHKVIVGVQDFAFMGGSMGIAVGAAFVAGVRAAIADKCPYILFTAAGGARMQEGILSLMQMPKTTVALAELKEAGLPYIVVLTDPTTGGVTASYAMLGDVQIAEPGALIGFAGQRVIEQTIREKLPEGFQRAEYLLEHGMIDMVVWRGDLKEKLALLIGYLAPETKEAA
- a CDS encoding folylpolyglutamate synthase/dihydrofolate synthase family protein; protein product: MADFARSEHPDVQAQLNRLSKTSPLGDRLGLERVSAVLERLGRPQDQLPPVFHVAGTNGKGSTVAFLRAALEAAGHKVHVFTSPHLVRFNERIRVAGKLIEDEALAATLAEVIDAGEGIEPSFFEVATVAAFVAFAREQADACVLEVGLGGRLDATNVIDCPLVTGITNLGLDHQQFLGNSLPEIAGEKAGIAKRGVPLVTQPYPAAAASRVGEIAHERAALWLPRGGEWDAIAQQGKLRYHDHRGEIELPLPRLAGRFQTMNAALAVAMLRHQDALRVPLSAMAAGIGWADWPARLQRLNQGPLTGEREVWLDGGHNPSAARQVAAFVKQKFADGRPLHLVFASLSTKDPRGMLEPFSTLVAGVHMVPIPEHACFPPVELLEDARGLGLRAEAHEGVADALEQIPAGARVLIFGSLYLAGSVLKANDQVPD
- a CDS encoding MFS transporter; the protein is MAEAQAQEVSGWRAVLPAGVRPYTESAPLAALFLGISSGFPYAMIGATLTTRLKQGGIDKSTITAFTLVFLAYNFKFLWAWIVDGVRLPVLGRLGQRVSWMLVTGALVIAAVANLALVDPADGISGVVTAAILLGIAGASFDIVIDAYRIEILEPRQLGVGSGMSQYGWRIGSAGAGALALVVAARQGWEAAYLACAALALPAMLTALIMGEPERRHVRSERKGVGGAVAAVWRPFVEFFQRKGAFLVLLFILLHKIGDTLANLTFRLLFDDLGFTNDEIAIWDVGVGFWAYLIGIFIGGILYAQLGMKRSVLISLILMAVSNFSFALLAMSGHSNIGMAAAIGFENTASGIGGVCVVAYFSALCDLRFTASQYALISAAASIVGRFLTGTTAGSLIDAMGYVNFYLLTTAAALPGIILFWIMMRAGLIDQSIGTAGVEGSGDVRAEHPQQETGKPVQSGT
- a CDS encoding response regulator; this translates as MLFGKRKRVVKRILIVEDEPLTAFENENMLGDAGYEVVATVDDLEEALEIIDREQVDLILSDVRLKKDQTGIDLARVAKKKGIPTLFATGHAFPSAAEFAIGCVLKPYSERQLCKAIECVDRHMQGEKVKPPKGVELFIATDGDS
- a CDS encoding pseudouridine synthase; protein product: MTSPPQRPNKRQVPPTRKRGRAVPAAPQPREGGAQRIAKLLARAGIASRREIERMIADGRISLNGEKLTTPATLLESLEGVTVDGKAVRPAAATRLFRFYKPQRAITAERDPKGRPTIYDKLPSGLPRLMPVGRLDFLTEGLLLLTNDGELKRQLELPRTGIVRTYRARAFGEVTQAQLEDLADGVTIEGMHYGSINANLERRTGRNCWIEMSLTEGKNREVRRVLEHLGLQVSRLIRTSYGPFTIAGMEPGDADEIAASDIGAFRKTLG
- the rsmD gene encoding 16S rRNA (guanine(966)-N(2))-methyltransferase RsmD, whose amino-acid sequence is MRIIAGEWRGRTIDAPQGGTRPTADRVREALFSMLISRLGSFDGLRVADLFAGSGAFGLEALSRGAATATFVENDAAAAAVIKRNAEKLGATERTRVLLGSALALPRSEPFDLVFADPPYASGSGTEVAQAIQQAGWAAAGAWIAIETSRGEPVEPGSLAVDAVREAGRARLTLLRCP
- a CDS encoding L,D-transpeptidase family protein, yielding MKQLALALALTGSCVFATTTAITPASALETYEAKMQATDAAVQARSDMLEAFGPKTLKPGQYVWRDVPESAGTERVVVSLSDQLAYLYRGDTLMAVTTVSSGRSSHPTPTGIFSVHTKKTMHRSRKYDNAPMPFTQFIDQYGIALHAGAIPGRPASHGCVRLPASFAKKLYSVTDVGTPVYIGA
- a CDS encoding formate/nitrite transporter family protein codes for the protein MSDREELVQEEKRKSPLSGREIEEASEKSSTSAKVVHEAVRIEGTEEIERPASSLWWSGLAAGLTMGCSMIGQGLLMAELPEAQWQHLVASFGYTLGFLFVTMARQQLFTETTLTAMLPFLHGTHPARDVVRFWAIVFAANMVGTLLLAAAATIPGLFPRETVHAFTKLGVEAVEPGFFAVLIKAVFAGWLIALMVWLMPAASSAKFLVIVAVTWLIAAAKFSHVIAGSIETAFAAMQGDISWGQHLVGFLIPAFIGNSIGGIVFVALLNHAQVKQEI
- a CDS encoding DUF72 domain-containing protein, producing MNVKIGTAGWSIPRDLASVFPTEGSGLERYAAHFPVAEINSSFHRPHRLSTWERWRESVPSDFRFSVKVPKAITHVRKLVGCEDELDAFISEAGRLGDKLAVLLIQLPPKLEFDADVVTVFFSSLQRRTAAAIVCEPRHLSWFTSEGDALLTEFRVARVAADPALNEAAARPGGWGGLNYWRLHGSPVAYRSSYRDRIDELAAAIGAFDARDCWCIFDNTASSAGAGDAIALMRALGTGF
- a CDS encoding UvrD-helicase domain-containing protein: MPESATLAHDPPYLHGLNPPQREAVLTTEGPVLVLAGAGTGKTSALTARLAHLIASRRAWPSQILAVTFTNKAAREMKERVSRISGGAIEGMPWLGTFHSVAARMLRTHAELVGLQSNFTILDTDDQLRVLKQLIQAANLDEKRWPARQLAGLIDRWKNRGWTPSQIDAGEAEAFAAGRGAELYAQYQQRLRTLNACDFGDLLLHMLVIFRTHSDVLEAYRDRFRYILVDEYQDSNQGQYEWLRLLAEPRRNLCCVGDDDQSIYSWRGAEVANILRFEKDFPGAAIIRLEQNYRSTSHILAAADGLIAHNTGRLGKRLWTDTGEGEKVRIIGVWDGPEEARRVGEQAESHMRSGGSLDDIAILVRAQFQTREFEERFIAIGLSYQIIGGFRFYERAEIRDAIAYLRLITQPADDLAFERIVNTPKRGLGDKAIATIHRHAGATGQPLLLAAATLLDSDELTPQARRSLGAFVAEVARWRQMASELPHPELARIMLDESGYTAMLQADRSAESAGRLENLAELTRAMEEYESLQAFLEHVSLVMDNDEARQGERVTIMTIHAAKGLEFDTLFLAGWEEGVFPSQRALDEGGLASLEEERRLAYVAITRARRRCTILHAANRRIYGQWTSSIPSRFLGELPKDHIEEETTMTGGESLWRAQWSGRTDPFAHLAAAQSNRASTRGPGWQRASGGRFNAEPARVIESRASAVSLGNKGRTDLSLGQRVFHGKFGYGTIAVIEGNKLEIDFEHAGRKKVLDSFVTAG